Proteins encoded together in one Quercus lobata isolate SW786 chromosome 3, ValleyOak3.0 Primary Assembly, whole genome shotgun sequence window:
- the LOC115981039 gene encoding uncharacterized protein LOC115981039: MNCMMQQFQNLKNNQEGDNTDHDPPALESEKKINERMNKMEEMIRRARKMEELMDYDSFSLFPNARLPPKFKMPNLNKFDGTSCPKSHLNIYMRAMQPLGATEEVLAQMFQNTLTGVAFRWFLNLDDARARSWEDICREFHKQYKYNMEVDITRRDLQTTKQEPKESFSTFITKWRAKAAQMISRPSEEEQLAMVVKNLLPVYHKYMFAQYFPNFKALITVRTQIEDVINNGTIKTDDLPRFRKNLGSNSKTTKVSNIHKNDPYQLVAPIAPVKIPQGPRPKREFHELYKPISQVFDKLKAKGLLKPLDPRPIPNPLPSGFI; encoded by the coding sequence ATGAACTGTATGATGCAACAGTTTCAGAATTTAAAGAACAATCAAGAGGGGGACAATACTGATCATGATCCACCAGCCCTAGAGAGTGAGAAGAAGATCAATGAAAGGATGAATAAAATGGAGGAGATGATTAGAAGAGCCCGCAAGATGGAGGAACTTATGGATTACGATTCTTTTTCCCTATTTCCCAATGCAAGGTTGCCacccaagttcaagatgccaaATCTAAACAAGTTTGATGGGACCAGTTGCCCAAAGTCTCATCTGAATATTTATATGAGAGCTATGCAGCCCTTAGGTGCGACCGAGGAAGTACTTGCTCAGATGTTCCAAAACACATTAACCGGAGTCGCATTTAGATGGTTCCTCAACCTGGATGATGCAAGAGCAAGAAGTTGGGAGGACATTTGTCGAGAGTTTCACAAGCAATACAAGTACAATATGGAAGTGGACATCACAAGAAGAGACCTTCAGACTACCAAACAAGAGCCGAAAGAATCCTTCTCTACTTTCATCACCAAGTGGAGAGCCAAGGCAGCACAGATGATAAGTAGGCCGAGTGAAGAAGAACAGTTAGCCATGGTTGTAAAGAACTTATTGCCTGTATACCATAAATATATGTTTGCACAATATTTTCCCAATTTTAAGGCTTTAATTACTGTTAGAACTCAAATTGAAGATGTTATAAACAATGGTACTATAAAGACTGATGACCTTCCAAGGTTTAGAAAGAATCTAGGATCTAATTCTAAGACTACAAAGGTTTCCAatattcataaaaatgatcCTTATCAATTGGTTGCACCCATTGCACCTGTGAAAATACCCCAAGGGCCTAGACCCAAGAGAGAATTTCATGAGTTGTACAAGCCCATAAGCCAAGTGTTTGATAAGCTAAAAGCAAAAGGGTTACTGAAACCCTTGGACCCAAGACCAATTCCAAACCCTTTGCCCTCAGGATTTATATGA
- the LOC115981038 gene encoding uncharacterized protein LOC115981038 — MKPPKTKKDIRGFLGRMQYISRFIAQLIMTCEPIFRLLKKEVPTVWNEQCQEAFEKIKSYLMKPPILVPPALENPLSLYLTTTDIAIGALLTQYLEETRKENAIYYISKKMMPYEENLQGSVDCKNGSFEVFNGKTVQDGKTVKWVLLLSKFDIKYVTQKFVKGRAIANHLAHCSPEETEEIQEDFSDEDTMEIEVESWKIYFDGVTNQNESGIGVLLISPKKAHILFSGRLNFPAINNATKYETCIMGLQATLSLGVKGFEVYGDSTLIISQVQNKWKIKEERLMPYHQCLQKWSSKFSKIQYQYVPRMQNQIADALVTMTSMMDEPKEDEARLIVLEQKKEPAYYIIVEEDEGKDGEGEWYSDTLKYLKDGT; from the exons ATGAAGCCTCCAAAGACTAAAAAGGATATCCGAGGATTTTTGGGGAGAATGCAGTACATCAGCAGGTTCATAGCTCAACTCATTATGACATGTGAACCAATCTTCCGACTGCTTAAGAAGGAGGTCCCAACCGTGTGGAATGAACAATGCCAAGAAGCCTTTGAGAAGATCAAAAGTTATCTAATGAAACCACCAATACTTGTTCCACCAGCTCTTGAAAATCCATTGTCATTGTACCTTACCACTACAGATATAGCGATAGGGGCTTTACTTACACAATACTTAGAGGAGACTAGAAAGGAGAATGCCATATACTACATCAGTAAGAAGATGATGCCTTATGAAGAGAA CTTACAAGGTTCTGTTGATTGCAAGAATGGATCCTTTGAAGTATTTAATGGAAAAACTGTGCAAGATGGGAAGACTGTGAAATGGGTTTTGCTTTTGTCAAAATTCGATATTAAGTATGTGACTCAGAAATTTGTGAAAGGAAGAGCAATTGCCAATCACTTAGCCCATTGTTCACCAGAAGAAACTGAAGAGATTCAAGAAGACTTTTCGGATGAAGACACCATGGAGATTGAAGTAGAATCATGGAAGATATATTTTGATGGAGTAACAAATCAAAATGaaagtggaattggagttctcttaatttctccaaaaaaggCACACATCCTATTTTCTGGTAGACTCAACTTCCCTGCCATCAACAACGCCACAAAATATGAAACTTGCATCATGGGCCTACAAGCAACCTTAAGCCTAGGAGTGAAAGGGTTTGAGGTGTATGGAGACTCAACTCTAATAATCTCTCAGGTACAGAATAAatggaagatcaaagaagagaGGCTTATGCCTTATCATCAATGTCTACAAAAGTGGTCATCAAAATTTAGCAAGATCCAATATCAGTATGTGCCGAGGATGCAGAATCAAATTGCAGATGCTTTAGTAACCATGACATCCATGATGGATGAgccaaaagaagatgaagctaGACTGATAGtgttggaacaaaaaaaagaaccagCCTACTACATAATagtagaagaagatgaaggaaaggATGGGGAAGGTGAATGGTATTCAGACACCCTAAAATACCTCAAGGATGGAACATAG